One Pempheris klunzingeri isolate RE-2024b chromosome 22, fPemKlu1.hap1, whole genome shotgun sequence DNA segment encodes these proteins:
- the LOC139221704 gene encoding arg8-vasotocin receptor-like: MLFPSESSCNITGRNCTEEFNLTLDTGAAEAAGNFSGKRNDTDPFGRNEEVAKIEITVLSLAFLAAVVGNVSVLLAMYKTRRKPSRMHLFMKHLSLADLVVAFFQVLPQLCWKITFRFYGPDVLCRVVKHLQVLGMFASAYMMVMMTLDRYIAICHPLQTLQQPTQRAHIMIGSTWACSLVLSTPQYFIFSLSEVRAGSAVYDCWGHFVEPWGLRAYITWITAGIFLVPVVVLVFCYGFICRTIWKNLKYKTQRKSVGAVAEATKTGILGRNSVSSVSTISRAKLRTVKMTFVIVLAYVVCWAPFFTVQMWSVWDETFSWADSENATVTLSALLASLNSCCNPWIYMIFSGNLLSDFAGSLPCCRPLRNKFVHHDSDSSIRRTTLLSRLQGPRLSEPFRDLNPPAKNCPSAS, translated from the exons ATGCTCTTCCCCTCGGAGAGCTCCTGCAACATCACGGGCAGAAACTGCACCGAGGAGTTCAACTTAACGCTGGACACCGGTGCCGCTGAGGCTGCTGGGAACTTCAGCGGGAAGAGAAACGACACCGACCCGTTCGGACGGAACGAGGAGGTGGCCAAGATCGAGATCACCGTCCTGAGCCTCGCGTTCCTCGCCGCGGTAGTGGGGAACGTGAGCGTGCTGCTGGCCATGTACAAGACCCGCAGGAAACCGTCGCGCATGCACCTGTTCATGAAGCACCTGAGCCTGGCGGATCTGGTGGTCGCCTTTTTCCAGGTGCTGCCGCAGCTCTGCTGGAAGATCACCTTCCGCTTCTACGGTCCGGACGTTCTCTGCCGCGTCGTGAAGCACCTGCAGGTGCTGGGCATGTTCGCCTCCGCCtacatgatggtgatgatgaccCTGGACCGCTACATCGCCATTTGCCACCCGCTGCAGACTCTCCAGCAGCCGACGCAGCGCGCGCACATCATGATCGGCTCCACCTGGGCGTGCAGCCTGGTCCTCAGCACCCCGCAGTACTTCATCTTCTCCCTGAGCGAGGTGCGCGCCGGCTCGGCCGTCTACGACTGCTGGGGGCACTTCGTGGAGCCGTGGGGGCTGCGCGCATACATCACCTGGATCACGGCTGGGATCTTCCTTGTGCCCGTGGTCGTGCTCGTGTTCTGCTACGGATTCATCTGCCGCACCATCTGGAAAAACTTGAAATATAAGACCCAGAGGAAGAGCGTGGGTGCGGTGGCGGAGGCCACCAAGACCGGGATCCTGGGCAGGAACTCGGTCAGCAGCGTCAGCACCATCTCCCGCGCCAAATTACGCACAGTGAAGATGACTTTCGTGATAGTGCTGGCGTACGTGGTGTGCTGGGCGCCTTTCTTCACCGTGCAGATGTGGTCAGTGTGGGACGAGACCTTCTCCTGGGCCG actcGGAGAACGCCACCGTGACTCTCTCCGCCCTGCTGGCCAGcctcaacagctgctgcaaccCATGGATCTACATGATCTTCAGCGGCAACCTCCTCTCGGACTTTGCCGGCAGCCTGCCGTGTTGCCGCCCGCTGAGGAACAAGTTCGTCCACCACGATTCGGACAGCAGCATCCGCCGCACCACGCTGCTGTCCCGCCTGCAGGGTCCACGCCTCTCAGAGCCGTTCAGAGACCTCAACCCCCCCGCTAAAAACTGCCCGTCTGCATCCTGA